The DNA sequence AAAACGAAGTGAAAGGCGAGCGTCACCCAACGCTGTATTTATTACATGGGTTTAGTGACGACGACACAATTTGGACGCGAAGAACATCGATAGAACGATATGTCGCGGAAATGGGAATAGCTGTCGTCATGCCCCAAGTGCACCAAAGCTTTTATACAGACATGAAATACGGGAACAAATACTGGACATTTTTAACAGAGGAACTTCCAAAGCTAGCCCAATCTTTTTTCCCGCTTTCAAGCAAACGTGAAGAAAACTTCGTAGCGGGTCTCTCTATGGGTGGATATGGCGCATTTAAATGGGCGCTAACCTACCCAGATCGCTTTGCAGCAGCAGCGAGTTTATCTGGAGCGCTAGATATGGAAGGAAATATAAAAAACTTAACAGAAGATAATCCAATGAATCGTGTATTCGAGCTCATATACGGTGAGGAGGGAACGATTGGGGAGGCGAATGACTTGCTTTATTTAATGAAGCAAGTAGATGCCAAGCAAGAAAAGCCACTCCTCTATCAATGTTGTGGAACAGAGGATTTCCTCTTTCAAGACAACATGACATTTAAGGAAGCGTGCGAACAAACGACTATCGAATTAACGACAGATTTCGGTCCTGGTGACCACGAATGGGGCTACTGGGATAGAAAAATTCAAGAAGTTTTAAATTGGTTGCCAATTAAATAGAGGGAAAATAAAGAGGCAAGCTCAATAGTGAAATCTTTACTTTGAGCTTGCCTCTATCATTCCTCTATGCCCACGTCGATCCCCAAATCTTCATTTCCTTTATCATTTTATGCAATGCTTGTCCTTTTTCCGTTAATGAGTACTCTACTGTTACAGGTACTGTTGGATATACTGTTCGGGTTAATACTTCGTTATCTTCTAAGTGGCGTAAAGTGTCTGTTAAAGCTTTTGGGCTAATTTTTTTAATAGATTTTTGTAGCTCACCGAACCTTTTTTTCTCCTCAAAAAGTTCTTTTAAAATTAAAAAGGACCACTTACCTCCTATTACATTTAGCGCCTTTTCAATGGAACATTCAATAACAACAGTATTAGCTTCCTTCATCGTGAATCTCTCCTTCATTATAGAAACTATATAATTTATAGCTAATATATTTTCAATTATATCAAATATATATGAGGACTTGTGTTACAACTTTTCGAATCGTAACCATCACGGAAAAAGACGTAATCTCTCGTTTTAACCAAATTGCTTGTAGATGAATATCATAAAAACAATGAATAGGCAAATTTAGCATGTAACCATTGTATTGGTGGCGGATGGATGTGAATAATCAACTTTTAGACGTTATTGGTAACTGGATTGAAACGGCTGGACAAACAATTGCTGCTATTGCGGAAACGGAAGAGCTTGGAAGTAATGTCATTAGAGGTAAATACAAAGGGATCATCGGAAACGGTCTTCAAGGCATTGGAAACACCCTACAGGCAATCGCAGAGGACGAAAGTAGTATTGCTGAAATGGGAGATTGGTTACAGGCTGTAGGTACATTTTCCAATGCTGTATCAGAGTATTTAGTTGTATTTCAAGAAGCTGATGAACAAACGAGCTTAAGAGTACAAATCCTAGGGGACTCTCTTCAGTCATTAGGTTCATACGTTGAGTCGATTGATAAATTAGGCACGGCTCCACTAACGGTGTTAGGTAACATCGCACAATCAATTGGTGCTATGATCGAGGGAATCGGCGTGTTATATGATATAAAAATTGAGGATGAAGAAGATAATCGAGGCCAAGTACTTCAAACAATTGGTGGATGGATCCAAGCATTTGGTACGGCTTACCAAGCTGTGGGGGCACAAAGAGCATATCTCTATGATACAGAGTGGTAGTGTACTATGTTTTAAAATAAGGCTTTTTTCGTGAAATTCGTTGCTTTTTTCGGCATGGTGAAACGAAAGGTGGCGACTCCAGCGGGAATAGCAAGAAGGCACTGAATAAGGGGTGTTTTTTGAGGGCACTGAAAAAGTGAAAAACATGATTCTATCGTATATTAATATTCATAATCTATAATTTAAGAACGAATTGATGAAACTGGATCAAGCGAGGTTACTGTCTCTTCCTATACGAGCATATGCTTTGGAGCGTATCCGTAACTGTATGAGCATATAGAGAGATAATGCAAGAGGAAAAGTGCAGATAGAGAAGCTTTATGAGCATATAGAGAGATGTCAAAAGAGAAAAAGTGCCGATAGAGCAGCGTAGAGAACTCGAAGCGGCTTGCCGACTCTCCACGGAAAGCGAGCTTGTGCAGGGATCATCAAACACTATGTACAGAGTAACTTATAATAATAACTGATAATTAAAGAATAATTACTTTTTCAGTGATCCTAAGCAATGTGCGTAGCCGTCGCAATCGTTAAAAGCCTGATAGGGGGGGGTTCTCCTATCAGGCGAGCGTAGCCATTGCAATACAAACAATAAAAGTAATTTTAACGATCGCTATGTCTTACTGCTAACCGCTTGAACACGAAAGGGTGGCGATCTTATGTCAGAACAACAATTTCTTTATATAGCTGGAAACTGGATAGAGGCAATTGGTGCAAACGTTGCTGCGGCTGGTGTAAGTATAGAAATACAAGATAGTACGATAGGAAAGTGGACTCGAATTATCGGGGATGGTATCCAAGGTATAGGAAACTTTATGATAGCTGAAGCAAATGAAGATTCACTTGCAGCATTAGGCAATAGGATTCAAGGAATAGCTTCGGAAGGAAATGCCGTTTTAGCCTATCATGAATTAATGGATGATAACGAAGAAATAAACAATCAGCTAGAAATCATCAGTGATTCTCTGCAAGCGTTAGGATCCTATATTACTGCGGTTGCTAGAAGTGATGATAATCCTCCTAAAGCATTCGGGAATGAACTACAAGCAATTGGTGCAATCGTAGAAGCAATAGGTGTCACGAACAAATTAAAGTCTGAAGAGGAGCTGGGAGATCAGTTACGAAATATTGGGAAATGGATTCAAGGAGTTGGTACAATCATACAAGCACTATCAGTAACTCCTGGTGTCACGATATTTCAGAGAGAAAAATAAGGTGATATTATCCTTATATATCCCATAAGTTAACAAACTATCCGTACATTGGATAGTTTTTTTCACTGTTACAGAAATGTAATGTCAAACGCTAATTTTATCCATATAGTTCTGAAAGGCATATATACTAACAAATATTGATCAAATCATTTGAGATGAACACTTCCAATTTTACCTCTATTAAGAACACTATCCATGATTTACTACTTCAACCAATATTTATGCGTACGAAAATACTATTTTCCATACTACAATTTTTATAGATTCATAAACTAATAAAATTTTTCATCACAAAGGAGTTACAACATGAAAAAATATTTGATATCTGCAGCAACTACTGCTACATTGGCGTTCTTATTATTTACAGGAAAAGTAGATGCACAAACATATCATGTTCAATCAGGAGATTCACTTTGGAGAATAGCAAATAACAATCAAGTAACTGTTCAACAGTTAATGACGTGGAATAACTTATCATCCTCTACTATATTTGTAGGACAATCACTTACAGTACAAGCACAACAGGCGAGAACGTACACTGTAAAATCAGGTGATAGCTTGTCTGTTATCGCAAGAAATCATAACACTACGGTAAATGCAATAAGATCATTAAATAACTTATCTTCAGACTTGATTCGTATTGGACAAGTGTTACAAATACCATCTTCATCAAATGTGCAACAAGTGTCTAATAACACACAAAATGTAGGGTCATACACAGTAAAATCAGGAGATAGTCTTTCTGTTATTGCTAGAAATTACAATACTACAGTTGCTGAGTTACGATCACTTAATGGTTTGAACTCTGATTTAATCCGAGTAGGACAAGTTTTACAAGTTCCTCAAGCACAGTCAGGAAATCAATCACAGCAACAATCGGCTACAACATACACTGTAAGAGCTGGAGATAGCTTATGGAAAATTGCAACAGACCATAACCTTACAGTAAATCAATTAAGACAATTTAATAACCTATCATCTGACGTTATACGTGTAGGACAAGTGTTAAGGTTAACATCATCTAGCAACACAAATAACACAAGCACAAATAACACAACTTCACAAGTTCAACAAGGCTTTAATGTTGAGGCGTTGATTGAAGAAGCAAGAAAACATATCGGTGTTCCTTACGTTTGGGGAGGTTCAACAACACGTGGATTCGATTGTAGTGGTTATTTACAATATGTATTTAACACACAAGGAATTAGTATTCCAAGAACAGTTGCAACTATTTGGAATGCAACGACACCAGTTTCTACTCCACGAGTAGGCGATATCGTCTTCTTTGAAACATACACATCAGGTCCATCACACGCAGGAATCTTTATTGGAAATAACCAATTTATCCACGCTGGATCATCTACTGGTGTAACAATAACGAGTATGAATAACTCTTACTGGTCCCAACGCTATTTAGGTGCAAGATCAGTTCGATAAAATGAATAGGAGGGAGGTTGGCTCAAGAGGTGTCTTCACTTCTTATGTCAGCCTCTTTCCTTGTTTTTAGAAAAACAGTGTAAAGTTATCCGCACTTATTCATTAAAACTCGGAACAGTGACGATACTAAAGGATCTAATTGCAAGTTAAGTTATTTGAATGTACATAAACCGTTTACTATATTGTTTGTTAAAAGGCAAATCTTTATCACATTTATATTTAATTAAAAACTGTACATGATAATAATGCAATTAAAAAATTCCACTTAAAAAGGAGTTTTTATAACAATGAAGCACGTCATTGCATTATTAATAAAATTTGGATTTGTCAGCCTAGTTCTATTGTCTACATTAACTTTTTTTGAAGTAGCTATTTCTTGGATTTTATTTGCTGCTTTTATTGCAGTAATACCTGCTTATGTCATTGGGGATTTACTCATTTATCCTCGATACGGAAACTTCATTGCATCTCTTGCTGACTTAGGGCTTTACTCTATTGTGCTTTGGTTACTAAATGTCACGGTTATGGACGGAATTGTCCCTACGTTAGGATTTGCACTTTTAGCAGCATTCTTTATCTCCTTTTTAGAAGCAATTTATCATGAATTCGTATTAGTGAAAGCATTTAATATGAAAAAAGGCACGATGTTCTCTCCACCGCAGTTTAGCACGGAATTCGCTGAGGATATGGACGTAACTGAGGAATTAAAGAAAAAGAAGAAAGATTAATTTTTAAACTACAGATAGACGGTCCAACTATGTAAAGGATAAACTCAAATTTCATTTGGGATTATCCTTTTATATATGCTTTCAATTTTTATTGTCGTAGGTGAGGTGCGCGAACCCGGGTTAAAGCGAACCCGGGTTAAAGCGAACCCGGGTTGAAAAGTATCACCTTCAAAAAGGGAGGAAACGAGAGCAAGAGAGAGCCTGAAGGTGAGGAAAAGTAACCCGGGTTAGAGTGAACCCGGGTTCAAAAGTATCACCTTCAAAAAGGGAGGAAACGAGAGCAAGAGAGAGCCTGAAGGTGAGGTAAATGAACCCGGGTTAGAACGAACCCGGGATAAACCTAATCTGACCCGATTAAAATAACTCAATTTTTTCATTTGACTACGTTATAATAAAACCTAGATAAAAGTAGAAATGGGTGAATAAAGTGACTAAACCAATCATGATAGAGTTACCAACGGAATTTTACACCGAAAGATTAATGATCAGAATGCCGTTACCGGGTGATGGGGAAAAGGTGTTTAAGGCAATTAATGCATCGATAACTGAATTAAAGCCGTGGTTACCATTTGCTCAAAAGCAGCAAACGTTAGAAGATGTTGAGGAAAATATACGAGAAGCTCATGTGAAGTTTTTAAGTCGAGAGGACTTACGACTTCTTATTTTTTCTAGAGAAACCGGTGAACTCATCGGCTGTTCTGGTTTACATAGAATTAATTGGGACATTCCTAAGTGCGAGATTGGCTACTGGATCGATACGCGCTATAGCGGAAAAGGGTACATGACTGAAGCGATAACGAGAATAACGGAATATGCATTTAAGGAAATAAAAGCAAAAAGGGTAGAAATATGCTGCGACGAACAAAATGATCGTAGTAGAGCTGTAGCAGAAAGATTAGATTTCACATTAGATGCAATATTAAAAAATGATGACCTATCTCCCGACGGTAAACAAGTAAGAAATACATGCATATATTCCAAAGTCACAGATCAAGATAATAAGTAAAGTTGAAAACCTCCGATCCGTTTTGGTCGGAGGTTATCGTTGAATCATAAGTAATTAGTTATTGTTGTTGTTGCGGTTGTTACGGTTGTTTCTGTTATTGCGGTTGTTTGCATTAGCAGCATTTTCGTTTGCAAATTCAGTGTTTGCATTAACGTTTAAGTCTTGGTTGTTATTATTGTTGTTGTTACGATTGTTGCGATTACGATTATTGTTATTGTTATTAGCCATCTAAATCACCTCCCGAGATATAATTTTCCCTAGAACGAAAATATAATACAAAAAAATATAAATTAATCTTTTTATTGATATTTGTATAATAATAGTGCTTAAATAACTTTGCTCACAATTTCACAAATTATACACACATATTAACTATAAATGTCTAAAATTTATGATAAGATTTTCTTGTGAAATAAATCACATTAATTAACGACAGGGGGATTACTTAATGAAATTCAAAGGCTTTTTATTAGTATTAGTATTATTATTATCAGTAGGATTAATGGCGGCTTGTGGAGAAGACGAAACAAGTGGCGATGAAGAATCAGATGCAACAACAGGTGCTACGCAAGTAGTAGTCACTGACGAAGCTTCTTTCTTACAAGGTATTAGCGAAGACGGTGCTTGGATCATTATTTTAGAAGACGATTTAACTGTTGATGAAGAAATTGTTTTAGCTGGACAATTTACTCACCGTGATGAGCCAGCACGTAAAATTGCTATTTATGCACAAGATGCTGATCGTAATATTACAGACCAATACACATTAACTGCTCCAAAGCTTACAATTGAAAGTGAAAACACAAGACTGCAAGGTGGTACATTCGCTGGAGATGTAGTTGTAGCTGCAAATGGTTTTAGTATTCCGGACGCTACAATCGAAGGAAACCTTACTTTTGCAAGCGAAGAATTCGAAGCAAGTGCTGACCTTTCTGGTGGTACTGTGACAGGAACTGTATCTGTTGAAGGTGGAGAAGAAGCTGATGCAGTAACAGGTGCAACACAAATCATGGTTACTGATGCTGAATCATTCTTCCATGGTGTAAGCGCAGATGGGCCTTGGATTATTCTTTTCCAAGATGATTTAACAGTAGATGAAGAAGTTGTGTTAACTGGTAACCATACACACCGTGATGAGCCAGCTCGTAAATTAGCTTTATATGAGCAAGATGCTGATCGTAATATTACTGCACAATTTACGTTAACTGCTCCAAAGTTAACGATCCAAAATGAAAACACAAGACTTCAAGGTGGAACATTCGTTGGAGACGTTTACGTAGAAGCGAACAACTTCAGTATTCCTAATGGTACTATTGAAGGAAATGTTTACTTTGCTAGTGAAGAATTTGAAGCAAGTGCAGACCTTTCTGAGGGTACTGTAACAGGATCTGTAGAAGTACAATAATATTCCATTGAAAAGTCATTGTAGGACTGGATATATAGATAGGTAAAGTCTAGTCAATGTAATGCGAAACACATGTGATTATATAAAATCACATGTGTTTTTAAGTTGAAATAGAAATAGTATCCTTTTTTTATACATAGTGTAGTCAATCCACTTCTTGCCGCACCACTTACTCTTTCTTACTTGGGAAGATAGTGTATGACATGGAATAGAGAAAGTCGATAATAAAAATGAGGCCCCACAACATTCCGATATAGTACATTGTTTCGTTCTGGTAAGGAGAATTATCGACTGCACCTTCTTCTATCCATGAAAGGTCTGTTATGTATCGAATCATTTCCTCTACATTATTTGTCCCAATTGACCAAAGAATTGTTTGTCCGGTAATAAAAACAATGAAATGGATAGTGGCACTTATTCTATATTTTTTTGCAATGTATTTAGGGTCTTTGTTTCGTTCCATCAATTTATAATCTTTTTCCGTTAATAGCTCGACTTTGCGAAACTTACCAATTTTTTGCCGCATCCAGCGATCAAGACGAATAAAGTCAAACATCCCAAATGTGCAGGCGTAAATTACAAATATAATAATGACGATTAAAAACGTTGAAAATTCTCCGGTCTCCTTATAGATCATTAAGCCTAATATAGCTTCTAAAACAATTAGAGAAAGGAACATTAATATAAAGAAAATACTAAGCTTCCGTTTTTCTAAAAAATATCGGAAGAATCCAAAAAGCAATAGGCAAATAACAGACACAACTTCTGCGACGATAAAGATTTCCCAGTGAAATTCATAGAGGATATTCATTTATTTATCCCCCTTTAAATAAAAATTCGTCGCTTCTTCAACAAATTCAATGACTTCTTGTTCAATGGGGTAGAAACCTGCTTTTTTTGATTCCTCTTGTGAGCTTCTAACCTCCCACAATTTTTCACTAAACTGCGGGTCATTTCCAAAAGTCTCTTTTTCTTTTTCTAGCATACGACGAATAATTGATTGTATTTCAGTTGAGTCAACGCCTTTATTCATATGTTTTTTTATTTGTGCAAGTAAGGATACCCACTCTATTGTATCTGGATCACCATTATTAATATTAGGCAAAAGGTCTAAGAGCTCGTGTTCTTTTTCAGTAAAACGTTCTTGTCGAAATCGTTCTCTTTCATGTGAATTATCTTCATACATTCGAATAAGCTGTTGAATATGGGAAAGATCATTTTTTCCCTCGATAGTAAATTCGTTCATCAAACCTCGAATCAAGGACTCCATTTGTTCAAGTTTCTGCTTTTCGTTTATGCAGTAGTTTAATTGATTTTGTAATTCCATGTACCAATCATGTGTATTATCATCTAATAAATCTTTTATTTCTGCTAGGCTAAATCTTAATGTTTTTAAAAATTGGATTCCTTGTAGCTTCTTCATTTCATCTTCCCCGTACAAGCGATGCCCACCTTCAGTCTTGCCTAAAGGCTTTAACAAACCGATATGATCATAATGTCGTAACGTTCTAACAGTAACACCAGTTTGCTTGGCTACTTCTTTAATAGAAATCATCACGTGTTCCTCCTATTCTTCTGACACCCATATTTTCATTATACAAAATGACGTAACGTCAGTTTCAATATTTTTTTCAAAAATAAAAACCTTTCATCAGTATGATGTAGAAAACTGATGAAAGGTTTTTAGGAGGCCACTAAAAAAGTGAAAGAACACGAGGCCGATGAAAAAGTGAAAGAACACCACTTTTTCATCGGCCTTTTTTTCAGGATTTTCTTTTTAGTAGCTTTGTAGTAACTTCCTCCAATATTTCTTTGTAATCACCGGAAGGGAGCTTGCTAAGCTGTTTTAACGCTTTTGCTGTATACTTATCAGCAAGTGCCTGTGCCTTTTCTACTCCTTTATATTGGTCAATGAGCTCGGCTATTACTGTTAAGTCATTTTCTGTTAGCATGTCTTTTTTTTCTAGGAATGGTTTAAAGGCGTTAGGCTTTTGCTGCATAGCATAAATTAACGGTAACGTGTAAATTCCTTGCTGCAAATCACTCATCACAGGCTTCCCAAGGCAATGTGAAGACCCTTTAAAATCTAATATGTCATCCATTATTTGAAAGGTCATTCCAATGTAGTGCCCCATATTCCAAGCGTTCATTGCTTGTTTTCGAGTAGCACCACCTTCCATTGCACCTGAATAACAACTAATGGCGAAAAGCTGAGCTGTTTTCCCTGCAACTCTTGATAAATAGCTTTTTACACTTAACGATGGCTTAAATCTTGAATTTAATTGATCTAGTTCACCAGCTAGTATTTTTTCCATTCCTCTAGTGTTAAAATCTAGATGGGCTAAGGAACTAGCATGCTGAGCGAGTATTTGAAAGCTAATACAAAACAAATAATCACCTGAATAAATCGCAAATTTATTTCCATGCATTGTATGAATCGTTGCATGATTATGCCTCGTGTCCGCATCATCAATAACGTCATCATGAACGAGGGAGGCCATGTGAATGGCTTCAATCGCAGCCGCAACGGCTACTGCTTTTTCTTTTTCACTATCTGGTCCGATTTGGGAGCATAAGAGTGAATACGCAGGCCTGAGAAGCTTTCCACCAGAGTGAACAAGATTATTAATGGTTGCTGCAACGGTTTTGTCACGAACACGAACATGTGACTCTATTAAAGAGAGTACAGAAGATAAATTTGTTTTTAATTCAGGATATCCATCCCACATTTGATGTACACGCATAGTCTTAACCTCTTTCATTCTAGAATTATGTTACATCTATTTAAGCTATTTACACTTTTCTTAAATCACGCAACTCCTTATAGTAATGAAGCTTTTCTACGTGAGTAAGCAAATAGTTAGCAGCTATACCTACAGCAATTCCTGACAAGACACCGATAAACGACAATACAGGTAAATATAGGAGCACAGTCCACGTTTGTGCAATCCAGCTTGCAATGCTTAATTGCCCTACGTTGTGTAAGATTGCTCCTGTAACACTTACGCCGATCATGCTCACACGAGAAGGACCAAGCTTGTGCACAGCCCACATACCGATGAAGCTAATGACTGCACCAGCTGCGCTATACATAAATGTCGAAATTGTTCCTCCT is a window from the Evansella cellulosilytica DSM 2522 genome containing:
- a CDS encoding alpha/beta hydrolase, with protein sequence MALIQCQFFSEVLTLSTSMTVILPQQTKTQIGMQNEVKGERHPTLYLLHGFSDDDTIWTRRTSIERYVAEMGIAVVMPQVHQSFYTDMKYGNKYWTFLTEELPKLAQSFFPLSSKREENFVAGLSMGGYGAFKWALTYPDRFAAAASLSGALDMEGNIKNLTEDNPMNRVFELIYGEEGTIGEANDLLYLMKQVDAKQEKPLLYQCCGTEDFLFQDNMTFKEACEQTTIELTTDFGPGDHEWGYWDRKIQEVLNWLPIK
- a CDS encoding winged helix-turn-helix transcriptional regulator — protein: MKEANTVVIECSIEKALNVIGGKWSFLILKELFEEKKRFGELQKSIKKISPKALTDTLRHLEDNEVLTRTVYPTVPVTVEYSLTEKGQALHKMIKEMKIWGSTWA
- a CDS encoding DUF6944 family repetitive protein encodes the protein MNNQLLDVIGNWIETAGQTIAAIAETEELGSNVIRGKYKGIIGNGLQGIGNTLQAIAEDESSIAEMGDWLQAVGTFSNAVSEYLVVFQEADEQTSLRVQILGDSLQSLGSYVESIDKLGTAPLTVLGNIAQSIGAMIEGIGVLYDIKIEDEEDNRGQVLQTIGGWIQAFGTAYQAVGAQRAYLYDTEW
- a CDS encoding DUF6944 family repetitive protein; the encoded protein is MSEQQFLYIAGNWIEAIGANVAAAGVSIEIQDSTIGKWTRIIGDGIQGIGNFMIAEANEDSLAALGNRIQGIASEGNAVLAYHELMDDNEEINNQLEIISDSLQALGSYITAVARSDDNPPKAFGNELQAIGAIVEAIGVTNKLKSEEELGDQLRNIGKWIQGVGTIIQALSVTPGVTIFQREK
- a CDS encoding LysM peptidoglycan-binding domain-containing protein, whose translation is MKKYLISAATTATLAFLLFTGKVDAQTYHVQSGDSLWRIANNNQVTVQQLMTWNNLSSSTIFVGQSLTVQAQQARTYTVKSGDSLSVIARNHNTTVNAIRSLNNLSSDLIRIGQVLQIPSSSNVQQVSNNTQNVGSYTVKSGDSLSVIARNYNTTVAELRSLNGLNSDLIRVGQVLQVPQAQSGNQSQQQSATTYTVRAGDSLWKIATDHNLTVNQLRQFNNLSSDVIRVGQVLRLTSSSNTNNTSTNNTTSQVQQGFNVEALIEEARKHIGVPYVWGGSTTRGFDCSGYLQYVFNTQGISIPRTVATIWNATTPVSTPRVGDIVFFETYTSGPSHAGIFIGNNQFIHAGSSTGVTITSMNNSYWSQRYLGARSVR
- a CDS encoding YndM family protein, producing the protein MKHVIALLIKFGFVSLVLLSTLTFFEVAISWILFAAFIAVIPAYVIGDLLIYPRYGNFIASLADLGLYSIVLWLLNVTVMDGIVPTLGFALLAAFFISFLEAIYHEFVLVKAFNMKKGTMFSPPQFSTEFAEDMDVTEELKKKKKD
- a CDS encoding GNAT family N-acetyltransferase — encoded protein: MIELPTEFYTERLMIRMPLPGDGEKVFKAINASITELKPWLPFAQKQQTLEDVEENIREAHVKFLSREDLRLLIFSRETGELIGCSGLHRINWDIPKCEIGYWIDTRYSGKGYMTEAITRITEYAFKEIKAKRVEICCDEQNDRSRAVAERLDFTLDAILKNDDLSPDGKQVRNTCIYSKVTDQDNK
- a CDS encoding MerR family transcriptional regulator, whose amino-acid sequence is MISIKEVAKQTGVTVRTLRHYDHIGLLKPLGKTEGGHRLYGEDEMKKLQGIQFLKTLRFSLAEIKDLLDDNTHDWYMELQNQLNYCINEKQKLEQMESLIRGLMNEFTIEGKNDLSHIQQLIRMYEDNSHERERFRQERFTEKEHELLDLLPNINNGDPDTIEWVSLLAQIKKHMNKGVDSTEIQSIIRRMLEKEKETFGNDPQFSEKLWEVRSSQEESKKAGFYPIEQEVIEFVEEATNFYLKGDK
- a CDS encoding polyprenyl synthetase family protein; translated protein: MRVHQMWDGYPELKTNLSSVLSLIESHVRVRDKTVAATINNLVHSGGKLLRPAYSLLCSQIGPDSEKEKAVAVAAAIEAIHMASLVHDDVIDDADTRHNHATIHTMHGNKFAIYSGDYLFCISFQILAQHASSLAHLDFNTRGMEKILAGELDQLNSRFKPSLSVKSYLSRVAGKTAQLFAISCYSGAMEGGATRKQAMNAWNMGHYIGMTFQIMDDILDFKGSSHCLGKPVMSDLQQGIYTLPLIYAMQQKPNAFKPFLEKKDMLTENDLTVIAELIDQYKGVEKAQALADKYTAKALKQLSKLPSGDYKEILEEVTTKLLKRKS
- a CDS encoding Gx transporter family protein, encoding MTKNQRLVYIALLASQAVIIGLLERAIPFPFAFAPGAKLGLANIITVMAIYTLSTKDAAKVVGIRIVLTALLGGTISTFMYSAAGAVISFIGMWAVHKLGPSRVSMIGVSVTGAILHNVGQLSIASWIAQTWTVLLYLPVLSFIGVLSGIAVGIAANYLLTHVEKLHYYKELRDLRKV